Proteins co-encoded in one Sinobacterium norvegicum genomic window:
- the pstB gene encoding phosphate ABC transporter ATP-binding protein PstB, which produces MNSAATVVDKASIKTKKTEKIQASHLNIEQFDSHTVGQPFADDAKISVRDVAVSYSGKTAISDINLDIAKNQVIALIGPSGCGKSTFLRSMNRMNDTVVGCRVEGRILLDGQDIYSKKQDVVELRAKVGMVFQKPNPFPKSIFDNVAYGARIHGIATGKSELGHIVESSLIKAGLWNEVKDRLHTQGNGLSGGQQQRLCIARAIAVDPEVILMDEPCSALDPIATATIEELMHELSNRYCIAIVTHSMQQAARVSNRTAYFHLGKLIEVNDTDTVFTNPEHELTEAYITGRFG; this is translated from the coding sequence ATGAATAGTGCTGCAACCGTGGTCGACAAGGCGTCTATCAAGACGAAAAAGACTGAAAAAATTCAGGCCAGTCACTTAAACATCGAGCAATTTGACAGCCATACCGTTGGCCAGCCCTTTGCCGATGATGCCAAGATATCAGTACGCGATGTGGCGGTGAGTTACTCGGGTAAAACAGCGATTTCAGACATCAATTTGGACATTGCCAAGAATCAGGTCATTGCGTTAATCGGCCCGTCAGGCTGTGGTAAATCGACTTTTCTGCGCAGTATGAATCGAATGAATGATACGGTTGTCGGCTGCCGTGTTGAAGGCAGAATCTTACTCGACGGGCAGGATATCTATAGCAAGAAGCAGGACGTTGTCGAGCTGAGGGCAAAGGTGGGTATGGTTTTTCAAAAACCCAATCCATTTCCTAAATCGATCTTTGATAATGTTGCCTATGGTGCAAGAATTCACGGTATTGCTACTGGCAAGAGTGAGCTTGGCCATATTGTTGAAAGCAGTTTGATCAAGGCCGGCTTGTGGAATGAGGTGAAGGATCGTCTACATACACAGGGTAATGGCTTGTCCGGTGGTCAACAACAGCGGCTGTGTATTGCGCGTGCAATTGCCGTTGACCCAGAAGTGATACTGATGGATGAACCCTGCTCGGCACTGGACCCGATTGCCACGGCAACCATCGAGGAACTGATGCATGAACTCAGCAACCGTTACTGTATTGCCATTGTTACCCATTCTATGCAGCAGGCGGCTCGCGTGTCTAACAGAACAGCTTATTTTCATCTCGGAAAATTAATCGAAGTAAACGATACCGACACAGTATTCACCAATCCAGAACATGAATTAACAGAAGCATATATTACCGGTCGTTTCGGTTAA
- a CDS encoding ATP-binding protein has product MAKAAEHEAVMRASQSIFRVRRQYNQWVGNQTLEDYALRFTAKTARRFSIGQVGLTALGATAFLALEALAAASTLQYGFINTLWAMLTVALVIFLTGLPISYYSAKHGLDIDLLTRGAGFGYLGSTVTSLIYASFTFIFFAIEAAIFASALNALFSIPLALGYILSALVVVPIVTHGISAISRFQIGSQPLWLILQLTALFSVAYYEFDQVSNWASYAPADVPQGGGFSLMLFGASASLFFAMVAQIGEQADYLRFMPEKTAANKRNWWFWLILAGPGWIFIGLIKMLFGSFLAYLAIVNLVDYEQAIDPVYLYQLAFGYVTESPTMALLLAGVMVLISQMKINVTNAYAGSIAWSNFFSRLTHSHPGRVVWLIFNLVIAVILMELGIYRALEAVLGIFSIVAISWLASLSADLLINKPLKLSPSIIEFKRGHLHDINPVGVGSWLFSSIFGISCYLGVFGDNASYLAHFISLLSCFILVPGIAWLTGGRFYLARTSPELDALIASDKNAAVFNPVLPHQHTSIECCICETAFEQEDMSYCTAYLGPICSLCCSIDARCLDSCKPEARLGGQLYKRIKALLPQRLEPVADSHWLRFILIFGAANLLNTLLLALVYFHLQPQVGDQSAFVEQVIWAVFYTLFILSGVVSWLFVLAHESRIVAQQESNRQTQWLIDEIDAHQKTDKELQLAKEVAESANSAKTRYLSGISHELRTPLQSILGYAQLLADKKDIPEQHQQGLRIIKRSGEYLTDLIEGLLDISKIEAGRLDIYRNKVNILALIEQMTEMFRPQAEAKGLVFNCHIHHQLPQQVIADERRLRQILINLLSNAVKYTEQGQIDFHIRYRNQVAEFSVVDSGVGIDKNDLARVLDPFERVRNEQVVNIHGTGLGLTIVRLLTEIMGGNLEVDSEIGEGSSFTVSLMLSWVNNKGSESDSAELEQRRIVGLAGVTKTVMIVDDEPLHRGLLTDILAPLGFITVEAGDGEQALSMLSDITPDLFLLDVSMPGMSGLDLAQLLRNQHYQTPIIMLSADATERHRSPEDHHAHDDYMVKPIRNQLLLEKIATLLALRWRYEDEEPRVYSSSGTSQPTVETVSLKQWLPPEHPLMDELLSYVQIGHKKGVTKVLAALEQQAVVDGEIIASLQELVLSMRFDSIEALLSREQNV; this is encoded by the coding sequence ATGGCAAAAGCAGCCGAACATGAGGCTGTTATGAGGGCGTCGCAGTCGATTTTTCGTGTTCGCCGACAATATAACCAGTGGGTGGGCAACCAGACGCTGGAAGATTATGCTCTGCGTTTTACCGCCAAGACCGCCCGTCGTTTTAGCATTGGCCAGGTAGGTCTTACCGCTCTGGGTGCAACCGCCTTCTTAGCCTTGGAGGCTCTGGCTGCGGCCTCGACCTTACAGTACGGGTTTATCAATACCCTGTGGGCTATGTTGACGGTTGCGCTGGTCATCTTTCTCACTGGTTTGCCCATCAGCTATTATTCGGCCAAACACGGTCTGGATATAGATCTGCTTACCAGAGGCGCAGGCTTTGGCTATTTAGGCTCGACAGTGACTTCGCTGATCTACGCCTCCTTTACCTTTATCTTCTTTGCTATTGAGGCGGCGATTTTTGCCTCCGCCTTAAACGCCTTGTTCTCCATTCCCCTGGCGCTGGGTTATATTCTTTCTGCCCTGGTGGTGGTACCCATTGTCACCCATGGTATTTCAGCTATTAGCCGGTTTCAGATTGGCAGTCAGCCGCTGTGGTTGATTTTGCAACTGACAGCCTTGTTCAGCGTGGCTTACTATGAGTTTGATCAGGTCTCCAACTGGGCCAGCTATGCGCCGGCAGATGTGCCTCAGGGTGGCGGCTTTAGTCTGATGTTATTTGGCGCCTCGGCATCACTGTTTTTTGCCATGGTGGCACAGATTGGTGAGCAAGCTGATTATCTGCGTTTTATGCCAGAGAAAACCGCCGCCAACAAACGGAATTGGTGGTTTTGGTTGATTTTAGCCGGCCCCGGCTGGATTTTTATCGGCTTGATTAAGATGTTGTTTGGCTCTTTTCTGGCCTATTTGGCCATCGTCAACCTGGTCGATTATGAGCAGGCCATCGACCCGGTCTACCTGTACCAGTTAGCCTTTGGTTATGTCACCGAATCACCCACCATGGCGTTGCTGTTAGCAGGGGTAATGGTGTTGATATCACAGATGAAAATCAATGTGACCAACGCCTATGCCGGCTCTATTGCCTGGTCAAACTTCTTCTCCCGACTAACCCACAGTCACCCCGGTCGAGTGGTGTGGTTAATATTTAATTTGGTCATCGCGGTGATCTTAATGGAATTGGGGATTTATCGAGCCTTGGAGGCGGTGCTAGGCATATTTTCTATCGTGGCAATCAGCTGGTTGGCCTCGCTGTCGGCCGACTTACTGATTAACAAGCCGTTGAAGCTAAGCCCGAGTATTATCGAGTTTAAGCGCGGCCACCTGCATGATATCAACCCTGTGGGTGTCGGCTCATGGTTATTCTCTTCAATATTCGGCATCAGCTGTTACCTCGGTGTATTCGGTGATAACGCCAGCTATTTGGCCCACTTTATCAGCCTGCTGAGTTGCTTTATTTTAGTGCCCGGTATTGCCTGGTTGACCGGGGGGCGTTTTTATCTTGCCCGAACCTCGCCCGAGTTGGATGCGTTAATTGCCAGCGATAAAAATGCCGCGGTGTTTAACCCGGTGTTGCCCCATCAACATACCAGCATCGAGTGCTGTATCTGCGAAACCGCTTTCGAGCAGGAGGATATGAGTTACTGCACGGCGTATCTAGGGCCAATATGTTCGCTGTGCTGCTCGATAGATGCCCGCTGCTTGGACAGCTGCAAACCAGAGGCGCGCTTAGGCGGACAATTGTATAAACGTATTAAGGCGTTGTTGCCGCAGCGATTAGAGCCGGTTGCCGATTCACACTGGCTGCGTTTTATCTTGATATTTGGCGCGGCAAACTTACTGAATACACTGCTGCTGGCGTTGGTGTATTTTCATCTTCAACCCCAGGTTGGCGACCAGTCGGCATTTGTCGAGCAGGTGATCTGGGCAGTATTTTACACTCTGTTTATACTCTCTGGCGTGGTTTCGTGGCTGTTTGTTTTGGCTCACGAGAGTCGTATTGTAGCCCAGCAGGAATCTAACCGTCAGACACAGTGGTTGATCGATGAGATTGATGCCCATCAGAAAACGGATAAAGAATTGCAGCTGGCGAAAGAGGTGGCTGAGAGCGCCAACAGCGCCAAGACACGATATCTATCCGGTATTAGCCATGAGCTGCGTACGCCGCTGCAGTCTATTCTGGGCTATGCGCAATTATTGGCCGATAAGAAAGATATTCCTGAGCAACATCAACAGGGCTTGAGGATTATCAAGCGCAGTGGGGAGTATTTAACGGATCTTATCGAAGGCTTGCTCGATATCTCAAAAATTGAGGCGGGACGATTAGATATCTATCGCAACAAGGTTAATATATTGGCCCTGATCGAACAGATGACAGAAATGTTCAGGCCGCAGGCCGAGGCAAAAGGCCTTGTTTTTAACTGCCATATTCATCATCAGCTGCCACAGCAAGTGATTGCCGATGAAAGGCGGCTACGTCAGATTTTGATTAATTTACTGTCCAATGCGGTTAAATATACCGAACAGGGGCAGATCGATTTCCACATTCGTTACCGTAATCAGGTGGCAGAATTCTCCGTTGTCGACAGCGGCGTCGGTATCGATAAAAATGATTTGGCCAGAGTGCTCGACCCGTTTGAGCGTGTGCGTAATGAGCAAGTCGTCAATATTCATGGTACCGGTTTGGGGTTGACCATAGTGCGGTTGCTAACAGAAATCATGGGGGGTAACCTGGAAGTCGATAGCGAGATAGGTGAAGGCAGCAGCTTTACTGTCTCACTGATGCTGTCGTGGGTTAATAACAAGGGCAGTGAAAGCGATAGCGCCGAACTTGAGCAAAGAAGAATTGTGGGCTTGGCAGGGGTGACTAAGACGGTGATGATCGTCGATGACGAACCGCTGCACCGAGGCTTGTTGACCGATATCTTAGCTCCACTGGGCTTTATTACCGTTGAGGCGGGTGATGGTGAGCAGGCGTTGTCAATGCTGTCTGATATTACGCCAGACCTGTTTTTGCTCGATGTATCAATGCCGGGAATGAGCGGCCTTGACCTGGCTCAGTTGTTACGTAATCAACACTATCAAACGCCTATTATTATGCTGTCTGCCGATGCCACTGAACGCCATCGTAGCCCGGAAGATCATCACGCCCATGACGATTACATGGTAAAGCCGATTCGCAATCAGCTATTGTTGGAGAAAATAGCGACGCTGTTAGCCCTACGATGGCGTTATGAAGATGAGGAACCGAGGGTCTATTCATCGAGTGGTACATCACAGCCCACAGTTGAAACGGTGTCACTCAAACAGTGGTTGCCGCCTGAGCATCCCTTGATGGATGAATTGTTATCCTATGTACAAATAGGGCACAAGAAAGGTGTCACCAAGGTGCTAGCGGCGCTGGAACAGCAGGCGGTGGTCGATGGCGAAATTATTGCCTCGCTGCAAGAGCTGGTATTATCAATGCGATTTGACTCAATAGAAGCACTGCTCAGTAGGGAACAAAACGTATGA
- a CDS encoding aminotransferase: MTNIIYPTTNLLHTEQMVVSHGEGIYVYDKAGKQYLEGMAGLWCTSLGYGNKELIETSTQQMEKLTFSHMFGGKTHQPGMDLADKLAEMVPVTDAKIFFGNSGSDANDTHIKLLRYYFNAIGQPQKQKIITRERAYHGVTVAAGSLTSLPANLQHFDAPLDALGILRTDHPHYFSGHLPGESEAEFVTRITDNLEQLIIREGADTIAAFIAEPITGASGVIVPPEGYYQKVQEVLNRHGILFWTDEVITGFGRTGNDFGCTTMGIEKPDMMTFAKQLSSAYFPISASVIRGDIYEAMREQSNNVGVFGHGYTYSGHPVGCAIALKTMEIYQRDNIFSQAADTGAYLQQKLATLRQHPMVAEVRGKGLIAAVELCADAAASKNTKLGELTNIAAANCQANGLILRPVAGNSIAICPPLIITTAQIDELVDKLTLSLNQL; this comes from the coding sequence ATGACCAATATCATCTACCCCACCACCAACCTACTCCATACCGAACAGATGGTGGTCTCCCACGGCGAGGGTATTTACGTCTACGACAAGGCCGGCAAGCAATACCTCGAAGGCATGGCCGGTCTGTGGTGTACCTCACTCGGTTACGGCAACAAAGAATTGATTGAAACCAGCACCCAGCAGATGGAGAAGCTGACCTTCAGCCACATGTTTGGTGGCAAGACCCATCAACCCGGTATGGATCTGGCGGACAAACTGGCCGAGATGGTACCGGTCACCGACGCCAAAATATTTTTTGGTAACTCCGGCAGCGATGCCAACGACACCCATATTAAACTGCTGCGCTATTACTTTAACGCCATCGGCCAGCCACAGAAGCAAAAGATTATTACCCGTGAACGGGCTTATCACGGCGTCACTGTCGCCGCTGGCTCGCTGACCAGTCTGCCGGCCAACCTGCAACACTTTGATGCACCGTTAGATGCGCTGGGTATTTTGCGCACTGATCACCCGCACTATTTTTCTGGCCACCTTCCCGGTGAGAGCGAGGCGGAGTTTGTCACTCGTATCACCGACAACCTCGAGCAACTGATCATTCGCGAGGGTGCAGACACCATTGCCGCCTTTATTGCCGAGCCTATTACCGGTGCCAGCGGCGTTATCGTGCCACCTGAAGGCTATTATCAGAAAGTGCAGGAGGTTCTCAATCGCCACGGTATTTTATTCTGGACCGACGAGGTTATCACCGGCTTTGGCCGTACCGGCAACGACTTTGGCTGCACCACCATGGGCATCGAAAAGCCCGACATGATGACGTTTGCCAAACAGCTGTCGTCAGCCTACTTCCCCATCAGCGCTTCGGTAATCCGTGGCGATATTTATGAGGCGATGCGTGAGCAGAGCAACAACGTCGGCGTCTTTGGCCACGGCTATACCTACAGCGGCCACCCCGTGGGCTGTGCCATTGCACTGAAGACCATGGAAATTTATCAGCGCGACAATATCTTTTCTCAGGCCGCCGACACCGGCGCCTACCTACAACAAAAGCTGGCCACATTGAGACAGCACCCAATGGTGGCCGAGGTTCGCGGCAAAGGCCTGATCGCCGCCGTCGAACTCTGTGCCGATGCCGCCGCCAGCAAAAACACCAAGCTTGGTGAGTTAACCAATATCGCCGCCGCCAACTGTCAGGCCAATGGCTTAATCCTGCGCCCTGTGGCTGGCAACAGCATTGCAATCTGCCCACCGCTGATTATCACCACGGCGCAGATCGACGAGCTGGTCGATAAACTAACCCTTAGCCTCAATCAGCTCTAA
- the pstC gene encoding phosphate ABC transporter permease subunit PstC, translating into MTSIIYITFMVVMAAFFVFKSYKKAVIVQYNALAANNQRMSAKPIYHASFTAIAVLLAVVVAVIVIHIVTVFLTLELNTIYVGSILLIVAIAGGFYASERVSQQFNARVVVERFIQLLLFFCAAIAVLTTFAIVFSVLFESIRFFNEIPLNDFLFGLQWSPQIAMREDQAGATGLFGVVPLLAGTLLITAIAMLIAVPIGLMSAIYLSEYASEKYRSMLKPVLELLAGIPTVVYGFFAALTVAPWVRQLGESIGLSVSSESALAAGIVMGVMIIPFVSSLSDDVIRAVPQTLRDGALGLGSTRSETVKKVVLPAALPGIIAGVLLAISRAIGETMIVVMAAGMAAKLTANPLESVTTVTVQIVTLLTGDQEFDSAKTLAAFALGLVLFVITLMLNVIALYVVNKYREQYD; encoded by the coding sequence ATGACAAGTATTATTTATATAACTTTTATGGTGGTTATGGCGGCATTCTTTGTGTTTAAGTCGTATAAAAAGGCGGTGATTGTACAATACAACGCACTCGCCGCTAACAACCAGAGGATGTCGGCTAAGCCGATTTATCACGCCAGTTTTACCGCTATCGCCGTACTGTTAGCGGTGGTGGTGGCAGTGATAGTAATTCACATTGTCACTGTATTTCTAACGCTTGAGCTTAATACGATTTATGTTGGTTCAATATTGTTGATTGTCGCTATCGCCGGTGGATTTTATGCCAGTGAGCGAGTGAGTCAACAATTCAACGCCAGGGTCGTGGTCGAGCGATTTATTCAATTGTTGCTGTTTTTTTGTGCCGCTATCGCGGTGTTAACCACCTTTGCTATCGTGTTTTCAGTGTTGTTTGAATCGATTCGATTTTTTAATGAAATCCCTCTTAACGATTTTCTTTTTGGTTTGCAGTGGAGCCCGCAAATTGCCATGCGTGAAGATCAAGCCGGTGCCACAGGTTTGTTTGGTGTTGTACCGTTGCTGGCGGGTACCTTGTTGATTACTGCCATCGCCATGTTGATTGCGGTGCCAATAGGGCTGATGTCTGCAATTTATTTGTCGGAATATGCCAGCGAAAAATACCGCAGCATGTTGAAACCGGTGTTGGAATTATTGGCCGGTATACCGACAGTGGTCTATGGCTTTTTCGCCGCGCTAACAGTGGCACCTTGGGTACGGCAGCTGGGTGAATCCATTGGCTTGTCGGTGTCATCTGAAAGCGCATTGGCTGCTGGTATTGTGATGGGGGTGATGATCATACCCTTTGTTTCATCGTTATCCGACGACGTTATTCGCGCTGTGCCCCAGACGTTGCGAGATGGTGCGCTGGGCTTAGGTTCAACACGCAGTGAAACCGTTAAAAAAGTGGTATTGCCAGCGGCGTTACCGGGCATTATTGCCGGTGTTCTGCTGGCTATCTCCCGTGCCATTGGTGAAACCATGATCGTGGTCATGGCGGCGGGAATGGCGGCAAAGCTAACGGCTAATCCACTGGAATCGGTCACTACCGTAACGGTTCAAATTGTCACTCTGCTCACCGGTGATCAGGAGTTTGACAGCGCCAAGACACTGGCAGCCTTTGCTCTTGGTCTGGTGCTGTTTGTGATTACCCTGATGTTGAATGTGATCGCGCTGTACGTGGTGAACAAATACCGAGAGCAATATGACTAA
- a CDS encoding response regulator transcription factor, which translates to MMALDSEDVVLVVDDSADALSLVNDTLEQAGISVLVALEGKQALTIAKRMKPDMILLDAIMPKMDGFETCKQLKQIPELASIPVIFMTGLSDSESVVKALGAGGVDYITKPIRPDELLARMKVHLNNARLAQSTKQALDSTGQFLITVNQQGNLLWATPQAYSLFEQSDVTSLLFQQLVGNQLAMWLAHQPNPQQALMLEGLSKPIEVVFIESREGSQALLKLVDGNKLSDEEILISQLGVTNREADVLIWIARGKTNREIGQILDISPRTVNKHLEQVFNKLEVDNRTAAATAAITLLNQ; encoded by the coding sequence ATGATGGCCTTGGATAGTGAAGATGTCGTATTAGTCGTCGATGACTCCGCCGATGCGTTGAGCTTGGTGAACGATACATTGGAGCAAGCTGGCATCAGTGTATTAGTTGCGTTAGAGGGCAAGCAGGCGCTGACGATTGCCAAGCGAATGAAGCCCGATATGATTTTACTCGACGCCATCATGCCAAAAATGGATGGCTTCGAAACCTGTAAACAGTTGAAGCAAATCCCTGAGCTGGCCTCGATTCCGGTGATTTTTATGACCGGCCTGAGTGATTCTGAGAGTGTGGTCAAGGCCTTGGGTGCAGGGGGTGTCGACTATATAACCAAGCCTATTCGCCCCGATGAGTTGTTGGCACGGATGAAGGTCCACCTCAATAATGCGCGTTTAGCGCAGAGTACCAAGCAGGCTCTGGACTCCACGGGTCAATTTTTGATTACCGTTAATCAGCAGGGTAACTTACTGTGGGCTACGCCACAGGCTTATAGTTTATTCGAGCAATCGGATGTGACATCGCTGCTGTTTCAACAGCTCGTGGGTAATCAATTGGCCATGTGGTTGGCGCATCAGCCAAATCCGCAACAAGCTCTGATGTTAGAGGGGTTATCCAAGCCAATAGAGGTTGTCTTCATCGAGTCGAGAGAGGGTAGCCAAGCGCTGCTGAAGTTGGTCGATGGCAATAAACTGAGTGACGAAGAGATATTAATCAGCCAACTGGGGGTGACGAATAGAGAGGCCGATGTATTGATTTGGATTGCCAGGGGAAAGACTAATCGAGAGATTGGTCAAATCTTGGATATCAGCCCGCGTACGGTCAATAAGCATTTGGAGCAGGTGTTTAATAAGCTTGAGGTCGATAACCGCACCGCCGCCGCAACGGCTGCCATTACCTTACTCAATCAGTAA
- the phoU gene encoding phosphate signaling complex protein PhoU, translated as MSLKNHIYSQYDEELMALNDDIYRMGVLVGKQLVAAVSALSTNDQALASKVRAAEREIDQLEIIVDDKCAHILAVRQPAARDLRLILSISRIARDLERAGDEANKIAKIVENLKSRNEVFADGRLKKMANDVNAQLERALSAFSNGDVGMAVDVIRSDKRIDQQYGKGIHDAMKMMSEDSDSIESVMEIIWTLRSIERVGDHALNVAEQAIYYKLGKDIRHVSVKSLLDDIAQS; from the coding sequence ATGAGTTTAAAAAACCATATTTACAGCCAGTATGATGAAGAGTTGATGGCACTTAATGATGATATCTATCGCATGGGTGTCTTGGTGGGTAAACAATTGGTGGCGGCGGTGTCAGCGTTGTCGACTAATGATCAAGCGCTGGCTTCGAAGGTGCGAGCTGCCGAGAGAGAGATTGACCAGCTCGAAATCATCGTCGACGATAAGTGCGCACATATTTTGGCTGTTCGCCAACCTGCGGCCCGGGATCTGCGTTTGATCCTGTCGATTTCCCGTATCGCTCGTGATTTAGAGCGCGCAGGTGACGAGGCCAATAAGATCGCAAAAATTGTTGAAAACTTGAAAAGCCGCAACGAGGTGTTTGCCGATGGTCGATTAAAAAAAATGGCCAACGATGTGAATGCTCAATTAGAGCGGGCACTGAGTGCTTTTAGCAACGGTGATGTCGGGATGGCCGTCGATGTCATTCGCTCAGATAAGAGGATTGATCAGCAATATGGCAAGGGTATTCACGATGCAATGAAGATGATGAGCGAAGACTCTGACAGCATAGAGAGTGTCATGGAGATTATATGGACGCTGCGTAGTATTGAGCGTGTCGGCGACCATGCATTGAATGTTGCCGAACAGGCAATCTATTACAAGCTGGGCAAGGATATTCGCCATGTTTCGGTGAAATCGTTGTTGGACGATATCGCCCAGTCTTGA
- the pstA gene encoding phosphate ABC transporter permease PstA codes for MTNTNNVVANNLKKRYRKEKIFAGFGLLSVAFAAFCLLFLLIDITGKGIGALTTTTIALEVTFDPDYLGIEMPLDGKLASQALLRSGDYLAVLRSAIYQRLEVSKRKDRRAAASLWSIGAEYELRDYLLENPQQLGQTVALPLLADDEVDTYLKHYYDTGEVYGRVGEQRQSWIDQLKVSGEAKTVFNQRFFTNGDSREPELAGIRGALMGSALTLVITLFLSFPIGVAAALYLEEFAPKNRWTAMLEININNLAAVPSIVFGLLGVAVFIAFFNMPRSIPLVGGLVLTLMTLPTVIIASRAAIKSVPPSIREAALGMGASKTQVVMHHVLPLAMPGMLTGLVLGMAQALGETAPLLMIGMVAFIVDIPQTFTDPAAVLPVQIFLWADSPERAFTERTSGAIIVLLVVLVVMNAFGVWARRKLERRW; via the coding sequence ATGACTAATACGAATAATGTTGTTGCGAACAACTTAAAAAAACGCTACCGAAAAGAAAAAATATTTGCAGGCTTCGGCCTGTTATCAGTGGCCTTTGCCGCCTTTTGTTTACTGTTTCTATTGATTGATATTACCGGCAAGGGCATCGGCGCATTGACGACAACAACTATTGCGTTGGAGGTGACATTTGACCCGGATTATCTCGGCATAGAGATGCCGTTAGACGGTAAGTTGGCCTCGCAAGCGTTGCTGCGTTCCGGTGATTATTTGGCGGTGTTGCGCAGTGCTATCTATCAGCGCCTAGAGGTAAGTAAGCGTAAAGATCGTCGTGCCGCAGCCAGTCTGTGGAGCATCGGAGCAGAGTACGAGTTGCGTGATTACCTGCTAGAAAATCCGCAACAGTTAGGGCAGACAGTAGCTTTGCCACTACTGGCTGATGATGAAGTTGATACTTATCTAAAACATTATTATGACACGGGTGAGGTTTATGGCCGGGTCGGCGAACAGCGTCAGTCATGGATCGATCAACTCAAGGTCAGCGGCGAAGCGAAGACGGTGTTTAATCAACGATTCTTTACTAACGGTGATTCGAGAGAACCTGAGTTGGCCGGTATTCGCGGGGCCTTGATGGGGTCGGCATTGACCTTGGTGATTACGCTGTTTTTATCCTTCCCAATCGGTGTGGCAGCAGCGCTCTACCTGGAAGAATTCGCGCCAAAGAACCGTTGGACGGCCATGTTGGAGATCAATATTAATAACCTCGCGGCGGTACCCTCTATTGTCTTTGGCTTATTGGGGGTGGCGGTCTTCATTGCCTTCTTCAATATGCCGCGCTCGATTCCCCTGGTGGGTGGATTAGTGTTGACATTAATGACACTGCCAACCGTCATTATCGCCAGCAGAGCGGCGATTAAATCGGTTCCGCCCTCTATCAGAGAGGCGGCATTGGGTATGGGCGCGTCTAAGACTCAGGTAGTGATGCATCATGTACTACCGCTGGCGATGCCGGGCATGTTGACCGGTTTGGTTTTAGGTATGGCACAGGCGTTAGGCGAGACTGCGCCGTTGCTGATGATCGGTATGGTGGCTTTTATTGTTGATATCCCACAGACGTTTACCGATCCCGCGGCAGTCTTACCGGTACAAATTTTTCTCTGGGCTGACAGCCCCGAACGGGCATTCACCGAGAGGACATCGGGGGCCATTATTGTCCTGTTAGTTGTCTTGGTGGTAATGAACGCCTTTGGAGTCTGGGCCCGTAGAAAGCTTGAGCGACGCTGGTAG
- a CDS encoding substrate-binding domain-containing protein translates to MKKTLAVMALTGLVSTVVQAQQRDYISIVGSSTVYPFSTVVAERFGMNTDYKTPKVESTGSGGGFKLFCAGVGTNTPDITNASRAIKPSEVELCNSNGVKDIMEVVIGYDGIVLANAKSAAQYDLSLRDIYLALARNVPNPDGSETLVENPYQTWNDVNPALPNSRIEVLGPPPTSGTRDAFAELALEGGCKTYGWIRAMKKQDKKKYKAVCHGVREDGGYVEAGENDNLIVQKLRANPTMLGIFGFSYLDQNADVVQGAKINGEQPEFEKISDGSYPVSRSLFFYVKKQHIEKTPGIEAFLAEFTSKKAMGEQGYLVDKGMIPLNSEYYAKIKSNVKNGVTL, encoded by the coding sequence ATGAAAAAAACACTGGCAGTCATGGCCCTTACAGGTCTCGTATCAACCGTCGTTCAGGCTCAGCAGCGCGATTACATCAGTATTGTTGGCTCGTCGACGGTATATCCCTTCTCTACCGTAGTGGCAGAGCGTTTTGGCATGAATACCGACTACAAAACCCCCAAGGTTGAATCGACAGGCTCGGGTGGTGGTTTCAAGCTATTTTGTGCCGGTGTTGGCACCAATACACCTGATATTACCAATGCCTCGCGGGCGATTAAGCCATCTGAGGTTGAGCTGTGTAACAGTAACGGCGTTAAAGACATTATGGAAGTTGTGATTGGCTATGATGGCATCGTATTAGCCAATGCCAAGAGTGCAGCCCAGTATGACTTGTCTCTTCGCGACATATACCTCGCTTTGGCGCGTAATGTACCAAACCCTGACGGCTCTGAGACTCTGGTTGAAAACCCGTATCAGACTTGGAACGATGTGAACCCAGCGCTTCCGAACAGCAGGATCGAAGTATTGGGTCCACCACCGACATCGGGTACCCGTGATGCATTCGCTGAATTAGCGCTGGAGGGTGGCTGTAAAACATATGGCTGGATCAGGGCGATGAAGAAGCAAGATAAAAAGAAGTACAAGGCTGTCTGCCATGGCGTGCGTGAAGATGGTGGCTATGTTGAGGCGGGCGAGAACGACAACCTAATCGTGCAAAAATTACGTGCAAACCCAACCATGCTAGGCATTTTTGGCTTCTCCTATCTCGATCAGAATGCCGATGTTGTGCAGGGCGCAAAGATCAATGGTGAGCAACCCGAATTTGAAAAAATATCTGATGGTTCCTACCCGGTATCACGCTCACTGTTCTTCTATGTCAAGAAACAGCACATCGAGAAAACACCAGGAATTGAAGCCTTTTTAGCCGAGTTCACCAGTAAAAAAGCAATGGGCGAGCAAGGTTACCTGGTCGACAAAGGTATGATTCCGCTAAATAGCGAGTACTACGCGAAGATCAAGAGCAACGTTAAAAATGGCGTTACCTTATAA